The nucleotide window TCATATACAGGTAAAAAAACATTAACAGTTACTGCTTGGAGTATTGTTACAGTTAGCCAAGATTATGAGGTGGCGCGATTAATCTACGTCACTCAAAATAAATACACAGGAAACCTTGGTGGGGTTAGTGGAGCAAATCAAAAGTGTCAAGCTGAAGCACCAACTGGCACCACCGCTAAAGCGTTGCTTGAACTATCACGACCAACAATAAAAGGCGCGAGATATTTTAATGTCTATGATGATTTTGTCGGTACCGCTCTTGATAATAATACTTTTAGAAGCGATGGTTCATTAGAGTCAGCTATTGACATCAACAAAGATGCTACAACATGGTATGGTTCAGCAGCAAATCCAGATAGAGATTGTTCGAACTGGACTATGACTGGGGTTGCTTGGGCTTCAACTGGAAGTTCAAAATACAGCACCGCACAATGGAATAGTTTTGGATCAGCACAATGTGGGGCAACATTATCTTTATTTTGTGTAACACAATAATTCAAAGACCTATTCAATAAACATAATTAAAGGGGTAATTATGAAATATTTGAGAGTATTTGAATGGAGGTCAGTATCTGCTGTTGATTATATAGCCACGACTAATAACTGTAATTTTGAATATACAATCAGAGTGGTTGGCTATAGGTTTCAACTTAGGATAAGAGCCACAGATCATACAAATGAAATATGTAGAGAATTTAACCGCTTACATGATGCGATGCAATTTGCATATGAGCATTACTGGGAGCAAATCAATTTTAATAGCTAATAAAGCTATCTTTGAGGAATTATGAAGAAGAGTTATATTATCAGTATGATAGCCGCCAGCTTGTGGTCAATAATACCCGCAGCTAACGCCAGTGCTTATTTGAATGTCAATGCGGGGGTCGGCACCCAGCAATTTTTGGATCAAAACGCCACATTTGCCACCACCCTAAATGCTGGCTACGAGTTTAACCCATACTTTGCTCTGGATGGTGGTTATGCGATGCTTGTAGGTACTCAATACAATGGCAATCAGGGCAATAATGTTTTTATGAATGTGGCAGCCAAGGGGATTTTGCGTCCAGCCCGAGATCTGAATCTTTATGGTCGAATTGGTGGAGGGCTTGGTAGTATGAATTGGACAAACAGTACAAATAACAATAATAGTTGCAACAATGAGATTAGTGCAGTTGGTCTAATCGGGGTTGGATTAGGTTATAGCATCACTCAAAACCTTGAACTACACTTGGAAGATAATGCTTATATACCACTTGGAATAGGTTCGCAATCCTCTGGAGTTGTTAATTTATTACTGGGTGGGATTCAAATAAATTTTTAGCGACCGTAAGTCGGTCTATTAAAAAGGTGAAACTATAAAATGCGTAATTATTTTAACATCTTCTTTACATCAATAATTTTTTGTGGGGCAGTATCTGCTACCAGTTATACACTGATAAAACCAATGGCTGATTGCGAAATTGATAAAAGTTGTAGTCTAAATAAACATTTATATGCTAAGTTGGATAACTATTTCATTGTTCCTGAAAAGCAAATTATAGGGAATACTGAGCAGGCACTAGTAATTAATATTGGTGAAAATGCCAGCTCATTGACTCCTTATGCAGTAATGTTAGATAGAGATATATCCAAAGATGTCAAACTAAAAGATATCAAATGTAATTCTCACGATGCAATGTGCTACATCCTCTACTCATCCAATAAAAATAGTGCCGTTATTGCAATTAATATAACTAGTTTACGCAATAGCTCAGGGAGCGATTATCAGGCATCAGTTCTTCCATTTAAGCAATCGTATATAAGTATTGAGCTATTAGCAGATCACTCGTATGAGTATTCACCTTCACCAGCAAAAATACTGCCATTTAAGTTGCATTAGTAGATTATTTACAAGAACATAAAATTTATATCAATCTTTTAGGCAAAATTCATGGAGTATTTTATATTAGTCTTTTTTGGAGTCCTCACCGGAATGACTGCTAGTTTGTTTGGTTTTGGTGGAGGGTTTGTAATCGTACCACTAATCTACCATATGGTTGGGAATAATCCACATGCTATGCAGATTGCAGTTGCCACATCAACTAGCATCATGATAATTAATTCAATAAATGCGATTTACCGTCATAATCGAGCAGGAAATATATTATGGTCGTGGGTAACACCGATAGCGTATTTTATTGGCATAGGAAGTATTTTTGGGGCAGCATTGGCAAGTCATCTGGGTGATAAAGTGGTTAAATATACTTTCGTGGCATATATAAGCTATGTGATTTATGACTGTCTAACAAAAAAGGAATTTATCCAGCAAAAAGCAAGCAGCAAAACTCTTTCTACTCAACAAAAAATCTGGAATGGATTGGGTATAGGCATTATTGCCAGTGCACTTGGAGTTGGAGGCAGTGTACTTACCGTTCCTTTAATGCGTAAATTGGGGCTAAGTATGAAGCATGCTGTTGCTTTAGCCAACCCATTAAGCTTACCAGTGGCAATAATTGCTACTATTATATATATTATCCTTGGTGAGAAGACAAATATTAACCCTGACCACATGTATCTTGGTTTTATTTATCTGCCAGGGGTAATCATTCTTTCGATTTGTGGCTTTATTGGAGTACCTATTGGTACGCATCTTGCAGGAAAGATAAGCGATCAATTACATGCAAAAATATATATTGGCTTACTATTTATAGCCATATTGAGCATTTTGGTTTAGCATATTTTATGGCTAACAAGATGTAAATATCTCTGTTAGCAAAGTTCATGGGTAATTGCGATGCATTTACCATGATTGACAATCCTGTATCTGGCTTACTTCCTCACTATTCCCTTGGTAAGTCCAGATACAGAGAGCTGTCATTATATCATCAAAGTTAAAGATCATACCAAATTATAGATAACTATTACCACCCTAAACACATCGATTATAATATTGGAGATTAGTTCAAATAATGAAAATTTAACCTCTAAAAGCTTTTATTTACCGGAAACTTCAACTTTTCATTATTAAATTAATTTCTCATTGTTTTATCGGAGATAAGTAATGAATCATTGCATTATGAGTTTTATCTAATAAAAAAACGTTTAGATAACTTCCTTTATTACATTTGGGATATAGCCATAAACGTAAATCATCAATTTGACCATTAGTACTACTTCTAATAACTTGATCACTACAAACAACATCTGCTCTATAGAAGCTAAGATTAGAAGCATTTGGAATCATAGACTCTACTAATTGTATACGGAAACCCTCACTATCTTCCTGCAAATGATAATAGCGATCATCTGCGACCTGAATTTGCTTGCCTTGACTATCAATTAGCTTGATCCATTGATTATCATGACGGATTTTTTTCTTCGAGAACCATCCACCTTCCTCGGTATAACTTGGCGACTCATTACTCATATAGCGATTAAATGGTGTAGTCGCTTTAGTACAGCCACCTGTTATGCTACATTGATTAAACACAAAATTAACTACACCATACTTTGTCGGATCAATATTAAATGAAATATCACCAAATGGCACATTATTGATAGTTGGAGAATTTATCTTAAATGACCAACCACTGCTAGTTTTAGTT belongs to Aquella oligotrophica and includes:
- a CDS encoding outer membrane beta-barrel protein gives rise to the protein MKKSYIISMIAASLWSIIPAANASAYLNVNAGVGTQQFLDQNATFATTLNAGYEFNPYFALDGGYAMLVGTQYNGNQGNNVFMNVAAKGILRPARDLNLYGRIGGGLGSMNWTNSTNNNNSCNNEISAVGLIGVGLGYSITQNLELHLEDNAYIPLGIGSQSSGVVNLLLGGIQINF
- a CDS encoding sulfite exporter TauE/SafE family protein, with the translated sequence MEYFILVFFGVLTGMTASLFGFGGGFVIVPLIYHMVGNNPHAMQIAVATSTSIMIINSINAIYRHNRAGNILWSWVTPIAYFIGIGSIFGAALASHLGDKVVKYTFVAYISYVIYDCLTKKEFIQQKASSKTLSTQQKIWNGLGIGIIASALGVGGSVLTVPLMRKLGLSMKHAVALANPLSLPVAIIATIIYIILGEKTNINPDHMYLGFIYLPGVIILSICGFIGVPIGTHLAGKISDQLHAKIYIGLLFIAILSILV